A portion of the Gorilla gorilla gorilla isolate KB3781 chromosome X, NHGRI_mGorGor1-v2.1_pri, whole genome shotgun sequence genome contains these proteins:
- the LOC101144735 gene encoding LOW QUALITY PROTEIN: sarcoma antigen 1-like (The sequence of the model RefSeq protein was modified relative to this genomic sequence to represent the inferred CDS: inserted 1 base in 1 codon; substituted 3 bases at 3 genomic stop codons) has protein sequence MQASPLQTSQPAPPEELHTVGCVSTNDGQQMRSDEVNQVATGHQSKQKRSRKSKRHSSSKRGKSMSLRLDKREDASITHNVHEEKVKNGQPAPGNVVTTVPPLNHFNWFPDAAVTHNVREEKINNSQPAPDNTLSTAPAWLGNMAAAGVSSTSTRDLHATVNPNVHEERKENGQLQMDNVLSNVLSGLIYMAGACIPAMSTRDLYVTITHNVREDRMENDQPQTDNVLSTAPPQLGYMAAAPSTSIRDLYATVTFTVPEEKMENGQPQSENLLSTAPTGFINMTGAVIPSMSTNDLFSTVTHNVREEKMENDQPQPNNMLSTVQPVVIYLAAAGILGMSTRDQYATVTHNVCEERVENDQPLPNNGLSTVLPGLTYLAAAGIPAMSTRDQYATITHNVHEEKINNGQPXPDNVMSTLIPGLINLAGAGILPMSTRDQFATINHNVHGARMENGQPQQDNVLSNVLFGLINMAGTGTPSVSTRDLYATITHNVREEKTENGRCQTDNVVSTVPPQLGHMAAAGIPSMSTRDLYATVTQNVREERMENNQPSPNNVLSTLLPGLAYLATAGILAMSTRDQYAAVTHIVCEEKINNDQPAPDNILSTVPPWIGNMAAAGISSTSTRDLYATVTHYVRGEKINNGQPAPDNFLSSVTPGLINVSGDGIPPMSTRDQYVTVTHNAHEEKMENGQQAADNSLSVVPLGHINLSGAGISFRSTRDLYATVIHSIQEEEMENGQTPPNGFLLNSAPPELINMTGDHMPPNALDSFSYNFTSLSRDKLLYKPDSNDLWXAPKMVSAGDPPVTAMSSVETVPNIPQISPAMAKKINHDIKCQLMKEVXRFGQNYKRIFILLEEVQGSMKVKRQFVEFTIKEAARFXKVALIQQLEKVLKEINSHCHLRKVKQRRKK, from the exons CAAATGAGGAGTGATGAAGTAAATCAGGTTGCAACAGGGCATCAAAGCAAACAGAAACGTTCCAGAAAATCCAAGAGACACTCTTCATCTAAGAGAGGGAAGAGTATGTCCCTGCGGTTAGACAAACGGGAAG ATGCTAGCATCACTCACAATGTCCATGAAGAGAAGGTAAAAAATGGCCAGCCAGCACCTGGTAATGTCGTCACAACTGTTCCACCA CTCAACCACTTCAATTGGTTTCCAGATGCTGCAGTCACTCACAACGTCCGTGAAGAGAAGATAAATAACAGCCAACCAGCACCTGATAACACCTTGTCGACTGCTCCAGCATGGCTTGGTAATATGGCAGCAGCTGGAGTTTCATCCACGAGCACGAGAGATCT ACATGCTACCGTCAATCCCAATGTCcatgaagagaggaaggaaaatggcCAACTGCAAATGGATAACGTCTTGTCAAATGTTCTATCAGGGCTGATTTATATGGCAGGAGCTTGTATACCAGCGATGAGTACCAGGGATCTGT ATGTTACCATCACTCACAATGTCCGTGAAGACAGGATGGAAAATGACCAACCCCAAACTGATAATGTCTTGTCAACTGCTCCACCACAGCTTGGTTATATGGCTGCAGCTCCATCCACAAGTATCAGGGATCTGT ACGCTACAGTCACCTTCACAGTCCCTGAAGAGAAGATGGAAAATGGCCAGCCCCAATCTGAGAACCTCTTGTCAACTGCTCCAACAGGGTTTATTAATATGACAGGAGCTGTTATTCCATCCATGAGTACCAATGATCTGT TTTCCACCGTCACTCACAATGTCCGTGAAGAGAAGATGGAAAATGACCAACCCCAACCTAATAACATGTTGTCAACTGTTCAACCAGTGGTTATTTATTTGGCAGCAGCTGGTATTCTGGGCATGAGTACCAGGGATCAGT ATGCTACCGTCACTCACAATGTCTGTGAAGAGAGGGTGGAAAATGACCAACCACTACCTAATAACGGCTTGTCAACTGTTCTACCAGGGCTTACTTATTTGGCAGCAGCTGGTATTCCAGCCATGAGTACCAGGGATCAGT ATGCTACCATCACTCACAATGTCCATGAAGAGAAGATAAATAACGGCCAAC GCCCTGATAATGTCATGTCAACTCTTATACCAGGGCTTATTAATTTGGCAGGAGCTGGTATTCTACCTATGAGTACCAGAGATCAGT TTGCTACCATCAATCACAATGTCCATGGAGCGAGGATGGAAAATGGCCAACCGCAACAGGATAATGTCTTGTCAAATGTTCTATTCGGGCTTATTAATATGGCAGGAACTGGTACTCCTTCAGTTAGTACCAGGGatctgt ATGCTACCATCACTCACAATGTCCGTGAAGAGAAGACGGAAAATGGCCGATGCCAAACTGATAACGTCGTATCAACTGTTCCACCACAGCTTGGTCATATGGCAGCAGCTGGTATTCCATCCATGAGTACCAGGGATCTGT ATGCTACCGTCACTCAAAATGTCCGTGAAGAGAGGATGGAAAATAACCAACCATCACCTAATAACGTCTTGTCAACTCTTCTACCAGGACTTGCTTATTTGGCAACAGCTGGTATTCTAGCCATGAGTACCAGGGATCAGT ATGCTGCAGTCACTCACATCGTCTGTGAGGAGAAGATAAATAACGACCAGCCAGCACCTGATAACATCTTGTCAACTGTTCCACCATGGATTGGTAATATGGCTGCAGCTGGAATTTCATCCACGAGTACCAGGGATCTGT ATGCTACAGTCACTCACTATGTCCGTGGAGAGAAGATAAATAATGGCCAACCAGCACCTGATAACTTCTTGTCATCCGTTACACCAGGGCTTATTAATGTGTCAGGAGATGGTATTCCACCCATGAGTACCAGGGATCAGT ATGTTACTGTCACTCACAATGCCCATGAAGAGAAGATggaaaatggccaacaagcagCTGATAAC TCCTTGTCAGTGGTTCCACTGGGGCATATTAATCTGTCAGGAGCTGGTATTTCATTCAGGAGTACCAGGGatctgt ATGCTACTGTCATTCACAGTATCCAAGAGGAGGAGATGGAAAATGGTCAAACACCTCCTAATGGCTTCCTGTTAAATTCTGCTCCACCAGAGCTTATAAATATGACAGGAGATCATATGCCACCCAACGCATTGGATTCTTTCTCCTACAACTTCACTAGTCTCAGCAGAGATAAGCTGCTTTACAAACCTGATAGTAATGACTTGTGGTAGGCACCAAAAATGGTCTCTGCAGGTGACCCACCAGTCACAGCAATGTCTTCAGTGGAAACTGTGCCAAATATACCACAAATATCTCCTGCCATGGCAAAGAAAATTAATCATGATATAAAATGTCAATTAATGAAAGAAGTTTGAAGGTTTGGGCAAA attataaaagaattttcattttgcttgAAGAAGTACAAGGATCTATGAAAGTCAAGAGACAATTTGTTGAATTTACCATCAAGGAAGCAGCAAG attttaaaaagttgccTTAATTCAGCAACTTGAGAAGGTgcttaaagaaataaattctcaCTGCCATCTCAGAAAAGTtaagcagaggagaaaaaaataa